The following DNA comes from Pseudomonas sp. Tri1.
AAGCGCAAAAGTAAGCAAAACGCTTTATGCCCCACCACTCGGTGCCTCGCTTAGGCTCGGCATGCCCTCACTCCGGCATTGCTCCGTGGGCCCGCCGCGAAGGGCCATCCATGGCCCAGCGCGGCTATCCCGGCATCCATGCCGGGATGCCCACTGCGCAATGCCTGCGTTCGGCCAGCGTGGTTAACGGGGCGCCAAAATCTACGTCCTCCGCGAGGCGGCCTTATAGCCGACCTGACTCTTGGTGAGACCGCGTTTCTCCTGTGGGAGCCAGCCTGCTCGCGAAGAGGCTGGAGCATTCAACATATTCATCGACTGTACTGTCACCTTCGCGAACAGCCCCACAATTGGTTCGGGGGCACAGCTGGAGAAACAGGTCGGCTATAACGCCGCCTTCGCGAGCAAGCTCGCTCCCACACTGGGTCGGTGACAATCTACAGATTTTCGGCCACTGCAAATCCCTGTGGGAGTAAAACTTGCTCGCGATGGCGGTGGATCAGCTTGCATCAGCCTTGGATGTACCGCCGTCTTCGCGAGCAAGCTTTGCTCCCACAGATTTGACGGGTGTACGACCAGGAGAACCAGGTCGGCTACTAGGCCGCCTCGCGGTGGACGTTGATCTCGGCGCCCCGTTAACCACGATGGCCGAACGAAGGTATTGCGCAGTGGGCACCTCGGCATGGATGCCGAGGTAGCCGCGCTGGGCCATGGATGGCCCTTCGCGGCGGCCCACGGAGCAATGCCTTCGTTCGGGCATGCCGAGCCTAGGCGAGGCACCGAGTGGTGGGGCAAAGCGTTTTTGGTTACTTTTGGCGCTCTTCCAAAAGTGACCCGCTGTAAGAGCGGAACCCTAAGTAGCCGTTACCGCAGCAATGGATATGTACTCGATCAACAAGGCCTGCTGTCAGGCCGCCATCGCGAGCAAGCTCGCTCCCACAGTTGGATCGGAGTAAAGGAGCAGTATCAAAACCGAACGTTATAAGCGCCCCGCCGGCGCATAAGGCACAGGATCAATCACCGGCTCAAGCCCCAGCATCAAATCCGTAAACAACCGACACGACGCCGGCGCCAACACCAACCCATTGCGATAATGCCCACAGTTCAACCACAGCCCCGCAAACCCCGGCACCTCGCCGATATAAGGAATGCCTTCAGGCGATCCAGGCCGCAGCCCAGCCCAGTGCCCGACCACCTCAGCATCGGCCAGCTCCGGAATGAGTGCCACCGCCGAAGCCTTCAGGCTCTCCAGCGCAGCATCGGTCGGAGTCTTGTCGAACCCCTCACGCTCCAGCGTACTGCCAACCAGAATGTGCCCATCACGACGCGGAATCGCATAACGCCCTTTGGCCAAAACCATGCTCGACAGAAAATCCGACGCGCACTTGTACAAAATCATCTGGCCCTTGACCGGCTCGACCGGCAACTTCAAGCCCAATGTCTTGAGCAACTCGCCGCTCCAGGCACCGGCGGCCAGTACCACCTCATCGCCACGAATTTCACCGGCCGAACTGTGCACACCCACCACTCGCCCGCCATCACGGATGAACCCACTGACTTCGCAGTGCTCATGAAGTGTGACATTGGGTAGCGCCTGCAACGCTGCCTTGAGAGATTTGACCAGTCGGGGATTACGCACATTGGCCACGTCAGCCATGTAGATCGCCCGGGAAAACCCCGTGCCCAGCACCGGCACCGCCTCATGGACAGCGCAGATATCCACAGCCCGCAGCGGACGCCCTTCCCGCTCGGCCCAGGCCAGCGCTTCTTCCTGGTCGTCCAGATCCAGCCAGTACAACCCGGTGACATGCACTTGCGGATCGACCCCGGTCGCCGCGAACAAACGCTCGCCCAGTTGTGGATAAAAATCCTGCGACCAATGGGCCAACGCTGTGACCGCCGGGCTATAGCGCCACGGATACAGAGGAGACACGATACCGCCGCCAGCCCAGGACGATTCCTGGCCGACACTGGAACGGTCCAGCAGCACCACACGCTGCCCTTCGGACGCCAGATTGAACGCAGTCAGCAGGCCAATGACTCCGCCGCCGACAATCACCACTTGCTGTTGCCTGGTCATGTTCTGATTCGACTCATAAGACAAAGGGCGCAAGGGTGCGCCCGAACAAAGAAACTCAGCGACCCCAGCAATCCTTGGCGGTCAGCCCGGCGGCGGCGTTGATCATGCCCCGTACGCCAGTATTGTTGATGGTGAAATCACCGCACTTGTCCGTGGCCATGGACGAACCGCTCTTGCGCACGGCGGTCAGCGTGAAGCTCTGGTCCGCCAGTGTCTGGGTAATGGTATAGAAATCGTTGCCGCCGCTCAGACCGGTCGCGTTGGTGTAGACGTTATTCTTCGAGTAATAACGCTCGAGAATCTGCGCCTGCTGCGACAGCAACCCAGCGATTTCAGTACGCCGCCCCTTCTTCATGTATTCGGTCAGGCTCGGATAGCCGACGGTGATCACGATACCGATGATCGCAATCACGATCATGATTTCGATCAAGGTGAAACCCCGGTTGGATCTGCGCATGCCTTACCTCTCACTGTATTTGTCGCCACATGATGCGACGGCTACCGCCCACGGATTTTTCCAGCAGCTCGGTGATGTTGCCGCTGGAGTCATTGACGATCATGTTGGTGGCCCCGCTGGCGCTAACCACGGCGCTCAAGGTCGGGATACCGCCCGTGAAGACCACCCCGCTGGAAATCGTATCGGAGCTGTTGATCGTGCCGTCACCGTTGGTATCGAGCACCGCATAATTGAGCATCTTACCGTTGAACGCATCCAACTCGATCAGTTTGCCGGTACCGAAGCTGGCGCAAGGGTCGGTGGTGTCGACGGCAGCGGTGGTAAAGACCACCCGCCCGCTCACCAGATTGGCCGGGTTGATCACCCGCTCTCCGGTCAGCACGTTGTTGTACACCAAGGGCAGGTACCAGCCCTTTTTCGAAGGATAAGCCACGTCGGTCTGGCTGGTGGTCACGAACTGCCCCGTACTGCCTGAGAACACCCCCGTGATCGACTGGGCCTGCAGGTTCGACACGGTGATTTGCCCGGCACCGCCGGTGGCGTCCCATATCGAGTAGAACCCTTGCAGGTCCTTGTTGAGTTTATCCGCCGTTTCGTTGAACTTGCCGGTGCCGAAAAACACCTGGGTACCGCCCTGGGGATTGGCTGCCAGCAACGGTTGAACGGTGATCGGCTGGGTCGCGCCACCGGACGTGGTGAACAACGGCTGGCCGGAAAACGCTACGCCCCATGTGGTCGGGGAAGTACCACTGAGGTCGAACTTCCACATCCGCCCTCTCAAGTCGCCCCCGTACGCTGCCTGGACGACATTCTGGGAGTTGACCCGCAGCTTGACCGACGACAGGCCGTTATTGGTGTCGCTGCTGTTGATGACGATTTTGCGGATCAACGAACCGTCGCGGATATCCACCACGTACAGCGCCGCCACGCCGCTGTTGCTGCCGTAGCCATTAGAGATGAACGCCGCCCAGCGTCCATCCGCCAGGCGGGCGACTTCGGGGCGGGCGTAGGCGTAGCCCAGATCATTGAAGACGTTGGCCGTGTTGGCAACGGCCGGTGCGCTGATTTCCCACAGCGCCCGAAGTGCATTGCCCGCCGCCGCATCGAACAACTGGACCGCGAAAAACGTCTTGCCTCCGGCGCCAGTGCCGCCCACCGCCACCGTCTTCCAAGCGCTCCCCGACTGCGTGTCGAATACGCCGATCTGGCCGTCCACCAAAAACTTGTGGCTCACGCCATTGACGTAATTGGTGTCGGCAATGTTCACCAGCGAGGGCAGCACGCTCGACGGCATATAGGCGTAACGCCGCGTACCGTTGGCGCTGTTGATGACACTGAAAAAACCATCGTTGGCGTTCACCACCAGGTTGGCGCTCATGTTCGTCGCCTTGGTCGTCAGATACGCGCTGTAGCTGGTGTCGTTGAGCAAATCCGCGGCGGTCTGCTCATTAGGCGATGCCAGCACCAGTGGCGAGTTGATGATGTCCCCCAACAACACACTGCGCACCTTCAAGCCGGTTTTATTGACGCCCTTGCTCCATTCCACCAGATCGTTGCCGGTAATCCCCGTGGGCAGGTTCTGGTTGAGGCTGGTTTGCTGGGCGGGTGACAAATTAGCGTAGGCCAGGGTCACAGGCGCATTGGTCACGGTATTCCACGACTGATAAATCGGCGCCGTGGCGCCGGGCACGATGGCCGTGTCGGTGGTCCATTGCGCCGCAGCCCTGTTGACCGTGCCTGCCGCGGTGAAACCGAACGCCCGGATGGTGCCGCGCCAGTCCTTGGGGTCATAGGTGGTCTGATAATAACTGGAGGTGCTGGACACCGTGGCGGCGTTGGTGGTGCCAGCACCTCCGGACCCGGCCTTGGAGGTGATGTCGCTCAGGGCTGATGACAGGGCATCGTTCAAACCCTCGCTGTCGGTCGCCTGGTAATACTTGCCTGTGCCATAGCGGGCGGCGTCGGACAGCATCTGGTTGGTGGCGGTAAAACCCACAGTGTAGGTATTGAGGTACTGCCGGGGAAAATCCGTCGCGTTCCAACTCTGGCCGGTGGCGTCGGTGCCAGTGGAGCGCATGTCGATGTCGAAGGCGAACTTGGCGATGTCGTCCAGGTACAGCGTGTCACCCTCACCATCACCATTGAGATCGGCGCCATCGCTATTGCTGCCGCTGATACCGCTATCCCAGTTCGGCAGGCGGGAGCCGCCCAGCGGATCGTTGGTGGGAAACGTGCGGTCATAGGTGGGCAACCCGTCAGTGATCACCACGCCGAAGTTTTTCTGGCAACGGTACTGGATCGGGCTGGTATAGGTGGTCGGCGTGCTGTTGTAGTACGGTGCCATCCCCCTGAAATAACGGGTGACTTCGTAGTAGCTCTCGGCCAGCGGCGTATTCGCCACAGCGCCCAAACCGTTGATCGCATTGATCAGGGCAGTGTAGTTGCTGTTGGCCTGGGTCTGGGTCACGCTGCCGCTGACCGGCGAAAGGTCACTGACCGAACGGGCGATGTAGCCCCCAGGTCCGGAGTTGCTGCTGTTGGGTGGATTAAAAGTCGCGAGGCCAATGCGCAAGGCGCGGTTATTAGTGACCAGGTCATTGGACACATCCCGCGCCACGTTGATTCGATAATCATTGGGAATCGTACCGGTGGTGAAGTCCCGGTTCGAGCCGTTGGCCAAGGTCAGCAGATACGCCAGGTATTTGGTGGTATAGCGGGTGTTGCCACCGCCCACCGGGTCCGGCAAGCGCAGGCAGACACGGCCTAGGCTACCCCGGTAGAAACCATACCAACCGCTCGTGCAACCTCCACGGAACAGGCTGACCAACAGAACGTTGCCATCGTCTGGATCCAGCGTCACACCGCCGGAACAGCTGTTGCTGGAGTTACAGTTATTGACAGCTGGGCGCGAGACATTCGGATCAAACCCCGCCGCCCAGATAATATTATTCATACTCCCCGAGTCATCGATCAGCAGCATCACGTTCGGGGTAACGGCGGCGGCACTCAGTAACGGCGAGTCCGAAGGCGTGAACGCATAGGCCGGGGTCATCAGGTAAAGGCTGAGCAACGCCCCCCACACCATCGCTCTCCAGCCTCGGCGAGCCTCAGTATTTCGCATAGATGCTCTCCACCACGCTGCGCTGGTTGTTGCCCACCACCGCCACCGCTGTGATCCGGTACAGCGTCGCCGAAGTATTGACCGGCACATTGACCGCTGCGAGCGTGGTGCCGATGTTCTGCACGCCATAAAACCCACCACCAGCGGCGACCCAGGTCACCCCAGAGGATGAATAGCGTCCTGCCGCCGTAACGGTCGCCGATTCAGGCGGCGGCGCGCATTGGGCCGTGCTGGTACAGACGGGCAAGGAATAGGTCTCGACCTGCACCGCGCTCTCACCGATCCTCAACGCCGCCTCGGCGATCTGGAAAGACTGGTTACGCAGCATGACGCTGCTGGTCATCTTTTCCTGGAGCGTGGCGCTCTGCATCGACGACAGGCCAATCAGGGTCAGGAGCAGCAGGAAAACCAGGCTGACCAGCAAGGCCATGCCGCGCTGGCGGTGTGCAATGGCGTTCGGATTCATCGGTCGCCCCCTCACAAAAGCCGGTTGCGCAAAGCGGCAACCACGTTGAAGGTCTGCTCGCGCACGGCGTTCTTCGGATCAAAGAGCGTCAGGGTCAGGCGCACGCTGCGAATCAGTGCAGGGTCAGTTGGATTGCTGCTGTAGCTCGACGCCGCGATGTCCGTCGCGCTGCTGGCTACGCCGAAAGTCACGTTGAAGGTTCGGACGTTGTCCACCAGCACCGCCAGGGTCGGGTTACCGGCACCAGTGCCCATCAGCAACTGGTTATTGCTGAAGCTGTAGATCAGCCGTCGTATCGGAAACGCCGTCTGCCCGGCCGCAGGTACCCGTACTCCGGTGTAGGCGGTTGCCGAGGTGCGGCAATCGGAGACGACGGTCCAGGTCGGTACGCCACCACCACCGCCGACATCCGTTGTCACCAGGGTCAGTTTCAGGTTGGTGTTGTCCCAGCGGATCGGCGTGATCTGGCTGGCATTGAAGTCCCCCGCCGAGGAAGCATCGGTAATGGTCCCCAGGCAACCGAACATGCCCACCATGCGCAGTTCCTGGACCATTTTGCTCAAGGCGAACCGGGCGTCCTCCTGCATCACCGCCGCCGCCCCCTGGCTGATGTAGGTGTTCTTGGCCGCAATGAAAATCTGCACCACGCCCAGCACGACGATCAGGCTGAGCACCAGCGCGATCATCAATTCAATCAGGCCGAATCCCCGGCAATACTTGTTCAAGGCGGTGTCCCCACCGGGTCGACAGCGACACGACTGGTCAGCACGAAGCTGCGTCGCGCCTCGGCCGCGTCGGACGTGTTGGCGGCGCGGTCGTCGTCCCAGGAAATGGTGATGGTGTAGACCCGCTGGTTCAGCCGAATGGTGCCGGTGGCCGTGGCGCCGCCGAAGGCAATGATGTTGGTCTTGAAATCGTAGAGGTCCTGGTCGCGAGCAACGTTGAGGTTCGGCGAACTGGGCGGCGTGACGGTGTAGTCGGCACCGGAGTTGGCGCGGATGCGGTCCAGAATGTCATAGGCGATGAAACTGGCCTGGCTGGTCATGCGCGAACTGTCGGTGTACTTGAGGGCATTGAGCTGAATCATCGCCGCCCCCAGCAAACCCACGCCGAGGATCAGCACCGCCACCAGCACTTCGATCAGCGTCATGCCCCCCTGTGCCTTGTTACTGCAATCCTTCATCCGCAACTTCCACCCAAAACGATTCTTCCATTGAGGCAAACACTCAGCGTCCGACTCTGCGCCCCCCTTACATAATTGAAGCTCACTGGCGTAGCCGGGGCCGACAACCCGCCAAGGCTGTTGAAATCCATGTTGGTCACCTCTGAGGTTAGCGTCAGAGTGACGCCGCTGCCCATCGCTGGAACAACCCGCAATACATTGGTCGGGGTGGTCGGATTGCCAGTGTTGTCATACACCATCAATTCACCGCTCCAGGCACCGCCCTGGGTCGTGGGGCGAATCCGAATGGTGACACCACGGTCGATCGCTTCCATTCGGGCAAAGTTCAGCGCCCGGCGCAGATCGCTGATCTCGGTATCGGCCTTGGTGCTCTGCATCGATCCGGTAAACGCCGGCACCGCCAGGGTGATCAGGATCAGCATCACGCCGAGGGCCACCACCACCTCAATCAGCGTGAAACCTTTTGTACGAAGATCCATCGGTGCCCTCCGTTGCCGTCGGCTATACCTGCTTGTACACGCTAGAACAAACCACCGCCGCGTGTACGGTTGTTTTGGAATACGGCGCACGGATCGCGCCGCTTAACACGCTTCAGGGAGGAGATGTCATGCACCAACAGGGCTTCAGCCTGATCGAGCTGCTCATGGGACTGGCGATTGCGGCAATTGTTCTGTCGTGGGCCGGCTCCGGCTACAAAGCGCTGGTCGAATCCACTGAACGCAAAGACGCCGCGCTGCTATTGGCCAGCGGCTTGCGCAGCGCTCGCAGCGAAGCCATCGCGCGCAACCGAACCGTCGTGATCAGAGGGATAGACAACGATTGGGGCCGGGGCTGGCGGATCACGCTGGACGACAAAGAGAAAACATTGCTGATGGAACGCAGTAGTCGCGCCCGGGTGATTGGCAACTGGCCGGTGAAGCGGTCGGTGCGGTTCAGCAGCCTGGGGGAGGCACTACTGCCCAGCGGCGCCTTCCAGGCCGGCACGCTACACGTGTGCGCCAAACGCGAGCCACTCAGTCACCATCAGGTGGTGCTGGCGCGCACCGGACGCATCAGCCTACGCAGCGAAAAAGCCGAGCAGGCCGCATGCGAAAAGGACTTAAAGCAGGGAACGGACGCGTAGCTCTTTGGGCATCGAGAAAGTGATGTTCTCCTCGCGACCGGCCAATTCATCGGCACCGGTTGCGCCCCAGGCCTGCAATTGCTGGATCACGCCACGCACCAGCACTTCCGGCGCGGAGGCACCGGCGGTGATGCCGATACGCTCGACGCTGTCGAACCAGCTACGCTGCATGTCCTCGGCGCCGTCAATCAGATAAGCCGGCGTGTCCATGCGCTCGGCCAGCTCACGCAAGCGATTGGAGTTGGAGCTGTTCGGGCTGCCGACCACCAGGACCACATCGCATTCGTTGGCCAGTTGCTTGACCGCGTCCTGACGGTTCTGGGTGGCGTAGCAGATGTCGTCCTTGCGTGGCCCGCCGATGGCCGGGAAGCGAGCACGCAGTGCGTCGATCACCCGACTCGTGTCGTCCATGGACAGGGTGGTCTGGGTGACAAAAGCCAGGCTCTCGGGGTTACGGACCTGCAAGGCCGCGACGTCAGCCTCGTCCTCGACCAGGTAGATCGCCCCGCCATTCCTGGCGTCGTACTGGCCCATGGTGCCTTCGACTTCCGGATGCCCCTCGTGGCCGATCAGGATGCATTCGCGACCGTCACGGCTGTAGCGCGCGACCTCGATATGCACCTTGGTCACCAGTGGGCAAGTGGCGTCGAACACCTTCAGGCCACGGCCGGCGGCTTCGGTGCGCACCGCTTGGGAAACCCCGTGGGCGCTGAAAATCACGATGACGTCGTCCGGGACCTGGTCCAGCTCCTCGACAAAGATCGCTCCGCGGCTACGCAGGTCTTCGACGACGAATTTGTTGTGGACCACTTCGTGGCGCACATAGATCGGCGGCCCGAAGACTTCCAGGGCGCGGTTGACGATTTCGATCGCCCGGTCCACACCGGCGCAGAAGCCACGGGGGTTGGCGAGTTTGATTTGCATGCTGTGCCTCGTGTCTGTGGGAGCGAGCCTGCTCGCGATGCGGTGGATCAGTCAACTCGACGGTGGCTGGGACTCAGCTATCGCGAGCAGGCTCGCTCCCACAGGAATTGTGGGGGCAGCCACTGCCCGTTAAACCTTAAAGCGCCTTGACCTCGAGGATTTCCACTTCGAAGCTCAAGGTCTTGCCCGCCAGCGGATGGTTGAAGTCCACGGTCACCTGGGCGTCGTCGTAAGTCTTCACCACACCTGGCAGCTCGGTGTTGGCAGCGTCGTTGAAGATCACCAGCAGGCCCTCGGACAGCTCCATGTCCTGGAACTGGGAGCGTGGCATGGTCTGCACGTTTTGTGGGTTGGGCTGACCAAAGGCGTTTTCCGGTGGAACGACCACGGTGCGCTTGTCGCCGGCCTTGAAACCGAAAATCGCTGCTTCGAAGCCGGGCAACAGGTTACCGTCGCCGACCTTGAATACCGCCGGGGCTTTGTCGAAAGTGCTGTCGACAGTGTCGCCGTTTTCCAGGTGCAGGGCGAAGTGAAGCTTCACTTCAGTGTTTTGAGCGATACGCTGCTCAGTCATGGACGGCTTCTCCGGTTTTCTTGCTCTTGAACATATCCAGGGCGAGCATCACGGCGCCCACGGTGATAGCGCTGTCGGCAAAGTTGAACGCCGGGAAATACCAGCGGTTCTGCCAATGCACCAGGATGAAATCGATGACGTGGCCCAGGGCAATCCGATCATAGAGATTGCCCAACGCGCCACCGAGCACCAACGCCAGCGCCACGGCCAGCCAGGTTTCATCGCGGCCCAGGCGCTTGAGCCAGACTACCAGCACGGCGCTGACCACAACCGCGATCAGGGCGAACAGCCAGCGCTGCCAGCCCGAACTGTCGGCCAGGAAACTGAACGCCGCCCCCGTGTTGTAGGCCAGGGTCCAGCTGAAGTAGTCAGGGATGACCACGATCTGCTGGTACATGGTCAGCGAGTGCTCGAAGTAGTACTTGCTGGCCTGGTCGATGACCAGGACCAACACGCTCAACCACAACCAGCCCAGCCGTCCGAAACGGCTCGCCACGTTAGGCATAGTGACGAACCTCACCGCTGCCGCTGATGTTATCGACGCAACGACCGCAGATTTCCGGATGTTCCGGGTTCACGCCGACGTCTTCGCGGCAGTGCCAGCAACGGGCGCACTTGGTGTGGTTCGACTTGACGATCTTGAGCTTCAGGCCGCTGACTTCAGTGACCACCGCATCGGCCGGTGCCTGCACGAAAGGTGCAACACTGGCAGTGGAGGTGATCAGCACGAAGCGCAGCTCGTTGCCCAGTTTGGCCAGGTCGCAGCCCAGGGCTTCTTCGGCGTAGAGGGTCACTTCGGCCTGCAGGTTGCCACCGACGGCCTTGGCCGCGCGCTGGATCTCCATTTCCTTGTTGACCGCCGCCTTGACCGCCATGATCCGGTCCCAATAGGCCCGGTCCAGCTCAAAGCCTTGCGGCAACTCGGTGAGGCCTTCGTACCAGGTGTTGAGCATCACCGATTCGTTGCGCTCGCCCGGCAGGTACTGCCACAACTCGTCGGCGGTGAACGCCAGGATCGGCGCGATCCAGCGCACCAGCGCCTCGCTGATGTGGAACAGCGCGGTCTGGCACGAACGGCGCGCCTTGCTGTTGGCGCCGGTGGTGTACTGGCGATCCTTGATGATGTCGAGGTAGAAACCACCCAGCTCCTGCACACAGAAGTTGTGGATCTTGGAATAGACGTTCCAGAAGCGGTATTCGCCGTAGTGTTCCTGCAACTCGCGCTGCAGCAGCAGGGTACGGTCCACGGCCCAACGGTCCAGCGCGAGCATTTCTTCGGCCGGCAGCAGATCGGTGGCCGGGTTGAAGCCGGTCAGGTTGGAAAGCAGGAAGCGCGCGGTGTTACGGATCCGCCGGTAGGCGTCCGCGCTGCGCTGCAGGATCTGCTCGGAAACAGCCATCTCGCCGGAATAATCGGTGGAGGCAACCCACAGGCGCATGATGTCGGCGCCCAGGGTGTCGTTGACCTTCTGCGGCGCGATCACGTTGCCCAGGGACTTGGACATCTTGCGGCCGGACTCATCGACGGTGAAGCCGTGGGTCAGCAGCTCGCGGTACGGCGCGTGGTCGTCGATGGCGCAACCGGTCAGCAACGAGGAATGGAACCAGCCACGGTGCTGGTCCGAACCTTCCAGGTACAGGTCGGCACGCGGGCCGCTCTCGTGGCCCATCGGGTGCGAACCGCGCAGCACGTGCCAATGGGTGGTGCCAGAGTCGAACCAGACGTCCAGGGTGTCGCTGATCTTGTCGTACAGCGGCGCTTCGTCGCCCAAAAGCTCAGCGGCATCCATCTTGAACCAGGCTTCGATGCCTTCGACTTCGACGCGCTTGGCCACTGCTTCCATCAGCTCAACG
Coding sequences within:
- a CDS encoding PilX N-terminal domain-containing pilus assembly protein, with product MNPNAIAHRQRGMALLVSLVFLLLLTLIGLSSMQSATLQEKMTSSVMLRNQSFQIAEAALRIGESAVQVETYSLPVCTSTAQCAPPPESATVTAAGRYSSSGVTWVAAGGGFYGVQNIGTTLAAVNVPVNTSATLYRITAVAVVGNNQRSVVESIYAKY
- a CDS encoding prepilin-type N-terminal cleavage/methylation domain-containing protein — translated: MNKYCRGFGLIELMIALVLSLIVVLGVVQIFIAAKNTYISQGAAAVMQEDARFALSKMVQELRMVGMFGCLGTITDASSAGDFNASQITPIRWDNTNLKLTLVTTDVGGGGGVPTWTVVSDCRTSATAYTGVRVPAAGQTAFPIRRLIYSFSNNQLLMGTGAGNPTLAVLVDNVRTFNVTFGVASSATDIAASSYSSNPTDPALIRSVRLTLTLFDPKNAVREQTFNVVAALRNRLL
- a CDS encoding PilC/PilY family type IV pilus protein, with translation MRNTEARRGWRAMVWGALLSLYLMTPAYAFTPSDSPLLSAAAVTPNVMLLIDDSGSMNNIIWAAGFDPNVSRPAVNNCNSSNSCSGGVTLDPDDGNVLLVSLFRGGCTSGWYGFYRGSLGRVCLRLPDPVGGGNTRYTTKYLAYLLTLANGSNRDFTTGTIPNDYRINVARDVSNDLVTNNRALRIGLATFNPPNSSNSGPGGYIARSVSDLSPVSGSVTQTQANSNYTALINAINGLGAVANTPLAESYYEVTRYFRGMAPYYNSTPTTYTSPIQYRCQKNFGVVITDGLPTYDRTFPTNDPLGGSRLPNWDSGISGSNSDGADLNGDGEGDTLYLDDIAKFAFDIDMRSTGTDATGQSWNATDFPRQYLNTYTVGFTATNQMLSDAARYGTGKYYQATDSEGLNDALSSALSDITSKAGSGGAGTTNAATVSSTSSYYQTTYDPKDWRGTIRAFGFTAAGTVNRAAAQWTTDTAIVPGATAPIYQSWNTVTNAPVTLAYANLSPAQQTSLNQNLPTGITGNDLVEWSKGVNKTGLKVRSVLLGDIINSPLVLASPNEQTAADLLNDTSYSAYLTTKATNMSANLVVNANDGFFSVINSANGTRRYAYMPSSVLPSLVNIADTNYVNGVSHKFLVDGQIGVFDTQSGSAWKTVAVGGTGAGGKTFFAVQLFDAAAGNALRALWEISAPAVANTANVFNDLGYAYARPEVARLADGRWAAFISNGYGSNSGVAALYVVDIRDGSLIRKIVINSSDTNNGLSSVKLRVNSQNVVQAAYGGDLRGRMWKFDLSGTSPTTWGVAFSGQPLFTTSGGATQPITVQPLLAANPQGGTQVFFGTGKFNETADKLNKDLQGFYSIWDATGGAGQITVSNLQAQSITGVFSGSTGQFVTTSQTDVAYPSKKGWYLPLVYNNVLTGERVINPANLVSGRVVFTTAAVDTTDPCASFGTGKLIELDAFNGKMLNYAVLDTNGDGTINSSDTISSGVVFTGGIPTLSAVVSASGATNMIVNDSSGNITELLEKSVGGSRRIMWRQIQ
- the fkpB gene encoding FKBP-type peptidyl-prolyl cis-trans isomerase — encoded protein: MTEQRIAQNTEVKLHFALHLENGDTVDSTFDKAPAVFKVGDGNLLPGFEAAIFGFKAGDKRTVVVPPENAFGQPNPQNVQTMPRSQFQDMELSEGLLVIFNDAANTELPGVVKTYDDAQVTVDFNHPLAGKTLSFEVEILEVKAL
- the thiO gene encoding glycine oxidase ThiO, giving the protein MTRQQQVVIVGGGVIGLLTAFNLASEGQRVVLLDRSSVGQESSWAGGGIVSPLYPWRYSPAVTALAHWSQDFYPQLGERLFAATGVDPQVHVTGLYWLDLDDQEEALAWAEREGRPLRAVDICAVHEAVPVLGTGFSRAIYMADVANVRNPRLVKSLKAALQALPNVTLHEHCEVSGFIRDGGRVVGVHSSAGEIRGDEVVLAAGAWSGELLKTLGLKLPVEPVKGQMILYKCASDFLSSMVLAKGRYAIPRRDGHILVGSTLEREGFDKTPTDAALESLKASAVALIPELADAEVVGHWAGLRPGSPEGIPYIGEVPGFAGLWLNCGHYRNGLVLAPASCRLFTDLMLGLEPVIDPVPYAPAGRL
- a CDS encoding GspH/FimT family pseudopilin, with product MDLRTKGFTLIEVVVALGVMLILITLAVPAFTGSMQSTKADTEISDLRRALNFARMEAIDRGVTIRIRPTTQGGAWSGELMVYDNTGNPTTPTNVLRVVPAMGSGVTLTLTSEVTNMDFNSLGGLSAPATPVSFNYVRGAQSRTLSVCLNGRIVLGGSCG
- a CDS encoding type IV pilin protein translates to MRRSNRGFTLIEIMIVIAIIGIVITVGYPSLTEYMKKGRRTEIAGLLSQQAQILERYYSKNNVYTNATGLSGGNDFYTITQTLADQSFTLTAVRKSGSSMATDKCGDFTINNTGVRGMINAAAGLTAKDCWGR
- the ispH gene encoding 4-hydroxy-3-methylbut-2-enyl diphosphate reductase; this translates as MQIKLANPRGFCAGVDRAIEIVNRALEVFGPPIYVRHEVVHNKFVVEDLRSRGAIFVEELDQVPDDVIVIFSAHGVSQAVRTEAAGRGLKVFDATCPLVTKVHIEVARYSRDGRECILIGHEGHPEVEGTMGQYDARNGGAIYLVEDEADVAALQVRNPESLAFVTQTTLSMDDTSRVIDALRARFPAIGGPRKDDICYATQNRQDAVKQLANECDVVLVVGSPNSSNSNRLRELAERMDTPAYLIDGAEDMQRSWFDSVERIGITAGASAPEVLVRGVIQQLQAWGATGADELAGREENITFSMPKELRVRSLL
- the lspA gene encoding signal peptidase II, with product MPNVASRFGRLGWLWLSVLVLVIDQASKYYFEHSLTMYQQIVVIPDYFSWTLAYNTGAAFSFLADSSGWQRWLFALIAVVVSAVLVVWLKRLGRDETWLAVALALVLGGALGNLYDRIALGHVIDFILVHWQNRWYFPAFNFADSAITVGAVMLALDMFKSKKTGEAVHD
- the pilV gene encoding type IV pilus modification protein PilV, whose amino-acid sequence is MKDCSNKAQGGMTLIEVLVAVLILGVGLLGAAMIQLNALKYTDSSRMTSQASFIAYDILDRIRANSGADYTVTPPSSPNLNVARDQDLYDFKTNIIAFGGATATGTIRLNQRVYTITISWDDDRAANTSDAAEARRSFVLTSRVAVDPVGTPP
- a CDS encoding GspH/FimT family pseudopilin, whose amino-acid sequence is MHQQGFSLIELLMGLAIAAIVLSWAGSGYKALVESTERKDAALLLASGLRSARSEAIARNRTVVIRGIDNDWGRGWRITLDDKEKTLLMERSSRARVIGNWPVKRSVRFSSLGEALLPSGAFQAGTLHVCAKREPLSHHQVVLARTGRISLRSEKAEQAACEKDLKQGTDA